The following DNA comes from Streptomyces sp. NBC_00273.
CCGGTACGGCCCGGACGGGCCGGCAGCAGGGTGAGCGCGCCGATCAGGGCGAGCACGGCGAGCGGGACGACCGACCACAGGGCCCAGCGCCAGTCCAGGGTCTCGGCGAGCCACCCTCCCGTGAACACGCCGAACGCACCGCCGCCCGCGGCGACCGCCGCGTAGATCCCGAAGGCCCGCCCGCGTTCCCGGGGGTCGGTGAATCCGGTGGCCACCAGGGACAGTGCGGCCGGGACGAGCAGGGCGGCGAAGGCGCCCTGGAGGGCGCGGGCGGTGATCAGCAGTCCGGAGCTGCCGACCGCGCCGCCGAGCACGTCGGCCGCAGCGAATCCGATCAGGCCGGCCACCAGCATCCGCCGGGCCCCGAGCAGGTCGACGAGGTGTCCGCCGAGCAGCAGCAGTCCGCCGAGGGCGACCAGGTAGGCGCTGAAGACCGGGCCCAGGCCGTCGGCGCTGAGGGCGAGGTCGGCATGGATCTGCGGAACGAGCAGGTTGAAGTGCGTCGCTTCGACGAGCACCAGCAGCTGCGTCAGGGCGAGGACCGCGAGGCCCCACCAGCGCCTCGGGTGCGGGGGCGCGGGGACGGACGGGTCGCCGGGGAGGGGGCCCGGGGGCGGACCGAAGCCGCCCGCGGGACCGAAGTGACCGGGCGCCGTGGGGGCGTACGCGGGCGGTGTCGCGGGCGGCGGGGCTTCCTGCCGGGACTGTGCCGGCACGAGGCGGGGGTCCGGCGTCTTCTCGACGGGCTTCTTCTCGACGGACGTCTTCTCGACGGGCGTCTTCTCGACGGGCGTCCCGTCGGCAGGCGTCCCCTCGGCAGGGGCCCCGCCGCCGGCTCCGGCTCCTGCCGGGGACGCCGGGGCGTAGTCCAGCAGCCGCGCCGCATGTCGGCCCAGTTGGGCCAGCACCGCGCCCGGAAGCCATTCCCCGGCGGCGTCCGCCGCCGTACGCGCCGCCACCTCCTCGGGGGTGGGACGCCGGGCCGGGTCCTTGTGCAGGCACGCACCGACGAGTTCGACCAGCGACTCGGGTACTCCGGTCAGGTCCGCCTCCTCCTCGGCGATCCGGAAGAGGTGGGCGTTCAGACCGGAGTTCTTGGCGCCGAAGAGCATGCGTCCCGTGGCGGCGTACACGAGGACCGCGCCGAGGCAGAAGACGTCGCTGGAGGGGCCCAGTTCGAGACCGCGGACCTGTTCCGGCGACATGAATCCCGGTGAGCCGATCAGCATGCCGGTGCGGGTGTGCAGGCTGTCGCCGGTCAGGCTCTCCATCGCCCGCGCGATGCCGAAGTCGATGACCCGCGGCCCGTCGACGGTGACGAGCACGTTGGACGGCTTCAGGTCGCGGTGGACCAGGCCCGCCTCGTGCACGGCCCGCAGGGCATGGGCGAGCCGGTTGGCGAGGGTCCGCACCGAGTCCTCGGGCAGCGGGCCGAACTGCCGGGCGACCACGGTCTGCAGGTCCGGCCCCGGGATGTACTGGGTCGCCACCCAGGGCACGGCGGCTTCGGTGTCGGCGTCGAGCACCGCCGCCGTCCAGCTGCCGCCCACCCGCCGTGCGGCGGCCACCTCGCGCGCGAACCTCCTGCGGAATTCGGGGTTCCCGGCGAACTCCGG
Coding sequences within:
- a CDS encoding MDR family MFS transporter; amino-acid sequence: MDQLIAEDPSRIGPYRLIARLGAGGMGLVYLGRSEGGRTVAVKVVQPEFAGNPEFRRRFAREVAAARRVGGSWTAAVLDADTEAAVPWVATQYIPGPDLQTVVARQFGPLPEDSVRTLANRLAHALRAVHEAGLVHRDLKPSNVLVTVDGPRVIDFGIARAMESLTGDSLHTRTGMLIGSPGFMSPEQVRGLELGPSSDVFCLGAVLVYAATGRMLFGAKNSGLNAHLFRIAEEEADLTGVPESLVELVGACLHKDPARRPTPEEVAARTAADAAGEWLPGAVLAQLGRHAARLLDYAPASPAGAGAGGGAPAEGTPADGTPVEKTPVEKTSVEKKPVEKTPDPRLVPAQSRQEAPPPATPPAYAPTAPGHFGPAGGFGPPPGPLPGDPSVPAPPHPRRWWGLAVLALTQLLVLVEATHFNLLVPQIHADLALSADGLGPVFSAYLVALGGLLLLGGHLVDLLGARRMLVAGLIGFAAADVLGGAVGSSGLLITARALQGAFAALLVPAALSLVATGFTDPRERGRAFGIYAAVAAGGGAFGVFTGGWLAETLDWRWALWSVVPLAVLALIGALTLLPARPGRTGARFDGLGVLLGTAGSAALAYGLAEAQTTGWAVVPSLLLLVGGIALLAAFLWWQTSTSGTLLPAYVLADRSRLASLLAVLFTGVALVALLPALGFFAQQIRGEGPAASGTAHLPLVAAAIVAATQVSARLLPRLAPRVLVLPGLVVTAIGLALLAGAGGASTYATGVLPGMLLTGVGLGLALAPLYATATAGVAPRHAGAASAALGAAHYLGQAIGGAVLGTVLVSRLGQVSDDTDVFARMLGAYTTTLWCAVGALLLATLPAALLLRPGTPRGDTPEAVPSGSGRATA